A genomic region of Lodderomyces elongisporus chromosome 5, complete sequence contains the following coding sequences:
- the ADE1 gene encoding Bifunctional purine biosynthetic protein ade1 (BUSCO:EOG09260LS9), whose product MSLTQTDLKGVVPLVSRGKVRDIYELDPETLLFVATDRISAYDVIMSNGIPSKGKILTKLSEFWFDFLPVPNHLIKGDLFEKYPQLAPFRSQLEGRALIVRKLKLIPLEVIVRGYITGSAWKEYKKSGTVHGIKVESGLVESQEFKEPIFTPSTKAEQGEHDENISPEQAAQIVGQELCGKLEKLAVELYVKAKEYAKTKGIIIADTKFEFGLDENDEIVLVDEVLTPDSSRFWSKENYKLGEGQDSYDKQFLRDWLTSNGLNGKDGVAMSDEVAKKSKEKYVEAYKQLTGNKWQE is encoded by the coding sequence ATGTCATTGACTCAAACTGATTTAAAAGGTGTCGTGCCTCTTGTGAGCCGTGGTAAAGTCCGTGACATCTATGAACTCGATCCAGAGACCCTATTATTTGTTGCCACAGATCGTATTTCGGCGTATGATGTGATAATGTCCAATGGCATTCCATCAAAGGGAAAGATACTCACCAAGCTTTCAGAATTTTGGTTTGATTTTCTCCCTGTTCCAAATCACTTGATCAAAGGCGACTTATTTGAGAAATACCCGCAATTAGCTCCATTCCGTTCTCAATTGGAAGGAAGAGCTTTGATTGTTcgtaaattgaaattgattcCACTTGAAGTTATCGTTCGAGGATACATTACTGGGTCTGCATGGAAAGAGTATAAGAAACTGGGAACTGTGCACGGAATCAAAGTTGAAAGTGGGTTAGTTGAAAGTCAAGAGTTTAAGGAACCGATCTTCACCCCAAGTACCAAAGCCGAACAAGGTGAACACGACGAAAATATAAGTCCCGAACAGGCAGCACAGATTGTTGGCCAAGAGTTATGCGGTAAACTTGAGAAACTAGCAGTAGAGTTGTATGTGAAAGCCAAGGAGTATGCCAAGACGAAAGGTATCATTATTGCCGATActaaatttgaatttggatTAGACgaaaatgatgaaatcgTTTTAGTTGATGAAGTATTAACTCCCGACTCCTCGAGGTTTTGGAGTAAAGAAAACTACAAGCTAGGCGAGGGTCAAGATAGTTACGATAAGCAATTCTTGAGGGATTGGTTGACTAGCAACGGCTTAAATGGTAAAGATGGTGTTGCTATGAGTGATGAAGTTGctaaaaagagtaaagaaaagtatGTCGAGGCGTACAAACAATTGACTGGTAATAAATGGCAAGAATAA
- the ZRT1 gene encoding high-affinity Zn(2+) transporter zrt1 — protein MVRSENMAAGLKFQIPQDKVDGSLINIVQRADEEEHDHDHDHEEEKSHDHEDEAEEEGESHDHEETFSVTGCHMHGDLQYCKDPEGNEGYITPTIADAPTNYTGCHAHDNETYCMHGEEHVQFIVNSADVESAPSSSTSSSSSNCHFHAGVEHCEDDSITNADAQTCEAVQRDYNIPLRIGLLFVILVTSAIGSFGPMVLKSLFKMSQENVLITIIKQFGTGVVISTAFVHLMTHAALIWGNSCLRLSYEATGPAITMAGLFVAFLIEYVAYRLLGKSRINNKEMQGAHIHDVEQGDNHADSIQDSIENSIEKSPENVSAHSINPSVDPRKEKISVMILEAGIVFHSILIGLTLAVTADTYFITLFIVIVFHQFFEGIALGSRIIDLKTATIVTKVIMASVFALITPIGMAIGIGVLNQFNGNDKSTIIALGTLDSFSAGVLLWTGLIEMWAHDWLFGYLRHTNMVHTVLAMAALVAGMLLMSFLGNWA, from the coding sequence ATGGTGAGGTCTGAAAATATGGCCGCTGGATTGAAATTTCAGATCCCACAAGATAAGGTGGATGGAAGCTTAATCAACATTGTACAACGTgctgatgaagaagagcaTGACCACGACCATGACCacgaagaagagaaaagtcACGACCACGAAGAtgaagcagaagaagaaggggaAAGTCACGACCACGAGGAAACTTTTTCAGTTACAGGCTGTCATATGCATGGTGACTTACAGTACTGTAAAGACCCCGAAGGAAATGAAGGCTACATTACCCCTACTATTGCTGATGCGCCTACAAACTATACTGGATGTCATGCACACGACAATGAAACTTATTGTATGCACGGCGAGGAGCATGTCCAATTTATTGTCAATTCGGCAGATGTCGAATCAGCGCCATCTTCTTCCacatcttcttcctcatcaAATTGTCACTTCCATGCTGGCGTAGAGCATTGCGAGGATGACTCTATCACAAATGCAGATGCACAAACTTGTGAAGCAGTTCAAAGAGACTACAATATCCCATTACGTATCGGTCTTCTTTTCGTGATTTTAGTGACCAGTGCCATTGGATCTTTTGGACCAATGGTTTTGAAATCCTTATTCAAGATGTCACAAGAAAACGTtttaataacaataatcaAACAGTTTGGAACCGGAGTAGTCATATCGACCGCCTTTGTTCATCTCATGACCCACGCTGCTCTCATTTGGGGTAATTCTTGTTTAAGGTTGAGCTACGAGGCGACTGGGCCCGCAATCACCATGGCAGGGTTATTTGTCGCCTTTTTGATTGAATATGTTGCCTACAGGCTCCTTGGCAAATCAAGAATAAACAATAAAGAGATGCAAGGTGCACACATCCACGATGTCGAGCAAGGTGACAACCATGCAGACTCAATCCAAGACTCAATAGAAAATTCCATTGAGAAATCTCCCGAAAATGTGTCAGCACACTCGATCAATCCACTGGTTGACCCAAGAAAGGAGAAAATCTCAGTAATGATTCTCGAAGCAGGTATCGTCTTTCACTCAATCCTTATTGGTCTCACACTTGCCGTAACAGCAGACACATACTTTATCACCTTGTTTATTGTAATTGTATTCCATCAATTCTTTGAAGGTATTGCACTTGGCTCCAGGATCATTGACCTTAAAACGGCTACCATCGTGACAAAAGTCATAATGGCCCTGGTGTTTGCATTGATTACCCCCATTGGTATGGCCATTGGGATTGGAGTGCTCAACCAATTCAATGGAAACGACAAGTCAACGATAATAGCGTTGGGGACTTTGGACTCATTCTCCGCTGGTGTGTTGTTGTGGACGGGACTAATTGAAATGTGGGCTCACGATTGGTTGTTTGGATACTTGAGACATACCAATATGGTGCACACGGTTTTGGCTATGGCTGCACTTGTTGCCGGCATGCTCTTGATGAGTTTCTTAGGTAACTGGGCATAA
- the KIN3 gene encoding G2-specific serine/threonine protein kinase (BUSCO:EOG092626EQ) → MNEYEPLEIIGKGSFGTVRKVRNKLTHEIAVRKEIEYKSMNSHERNQIISELRILKELNNKNIVRYYKHDHIIAQKCIHIYMEYCSGGDLAKYINATRARNDEVPEEFIWQVLVQMLCALYRCHYGSDAEKVNLFSQGGSSSPKSNRNGPKINSDSVIIHRDIKPDNIFLQDNVFKLGDFGLAKMLTTQNDFAKTYVGTPYYMSPEVLMDEPYSPVCDIWSLGCVLYELCNLVPPFQAKTHLQLQSKIRRGVIPNLAEGYSIQLRTLIKECITVDPELRPTCYDLINTLSVKFLRKEMELNEYNRTLTSLKYELINKSEELKKKEQFLQVQESKLKEKELGIVQMENSLIGEFNLKKQALDLEAKEVRLGYQKEFWTVVEKEVEKQLEKQSEKQIEKRVQERINSRPRGPRPLDDMRSASSSSGDDIVLRNKNLNVAATYGEPNLTAQFASPKFRVTDEYERQRNTEVRKYRIN, encoded by the coding sequence ATGAATGAATACGAACCACTTGAAATAATAGGTAAAGGCTCCTTTGGCACCGTGAGGAAAGTGCGCAACAAACTTACTCATGAAATAGCCGTACGCAAGGAGATTGAGTATAAATCAATGAATTCTCATGAACGAAACCAAATCATTTCAGAACTACGCATTCTTAAGGAattgaacaacaaaaacattgtTCGATACTATAAACACGACCACATTATTGCACAGAAATGCATTCACATTTATATGGAGTATTGCTCGGGCGGAGACTTGGCCAAATATATCAATGCTACCCGCGCACGGAATGACGAAGTACCCGAGGAGTTCATATGGCAAGTATTGGTGCAGATGCTCTGTGCATTATATCGATGTCACTATGGGTCAGATGCAGAGAAAGTCAATTTATTTTCCCAGGGTGGAAGCAGCCTGCCAAAAAGCAATCGAAACGGACCCAAGATCAATTCGGACTCAGTGATTATTCATCGCGATATAAAACCAGATAATATCTTTCTTCAAGATAATGTTTTCAAACTAGGAGACTTTGGTTTGGCCAAAATGTTGACTACCCAAAACGATTTCGCCAAAACCTATGTAGGAACACCATACTATATGTCACCCGAGGTGCTTATGGATGAACCTTATTCTCCAGTTTGTGACATTTGGTCATTGGGTTGCGTGCTCTACGAATTGTGTAATTTAGTACCTCCATTTCAAGCAAAAACTCATTTACAACTACAATCAAAAATTCGACGAGGCGTGATCCCCAACTTGGCCGAGGGTTATTCCATACAACTAAGAACCTTGATCAAGGAATGTATAACCGTTGATCCCGAATTACGACCAACTTGTTACGATTTGATAAACACATTAAGCGTTAAATTCTTACGTAAAGAAATGGAACTAAACGAATACAATCGGACCCTAACCCTGTTGAAGTATGAACTAATTAATAAAAGCGAGGAGcttaagaaaaaagaacagtttttacaagtacaagaatcaaaactaaaagagaaggaatTGGGTATTGTTCAAATGGAAAATAGTCTCATTGGCGAGTTCAACCTCAAAAAACAAGCATTGGACTTGGAAGCCAAGGAAGTGAGGTTAGGTTATCAAAAGGAGTTCTGGACTGTGGTGGAGAAGgaagttgaaaaacaattggaaaaacaatcagaaaagcaaattgaaaagagagTGCAAGAACGTATAAATTCGCGACCTAGAGGTCCTCGGCCATTAGATGATATGCGATCAgcaagcagcagcagtggcGATGATATCGTTCTACGAAACAAAAACCTTAATGTAGCGGCAACATATGGCGAGCCAAATTTGACAGCACAATTTGCCAGCCCAAAATTCAGAGTCACTGATGAATATGAACGACAAAGAAACACAGAAGTACGTAAATATCGCATAAATTAA